CCCCTTTTTTCATGTCCGACGTTCGGGGCACCACCCGCCGTGCCCGCCGCCGCGCCCGCCGCCGCGCTCGGGCCCCGGATGCCGGCCGGATGGCACGCCGGAGGGGAACCAACCGGGGTCCCTGTCATTGTCTTGAAATAATCTTGCCGACGGAGACGAGCGGCGGGCGCCGCGCACCCGCACCGCATCGTCGGCCGGCGCCCCCGCGCGCGCCGCCTCGAAAGCGACCAGACATCACGGGGACCCCAGACCATGTCACGACGGATCATTGCCGCCGTACTTCTCCTGACACTGGCCGTGGCGGCCGCTCCAGCCGGCCCCGCGCGTGCGCAGGAGACCGGCGACGGCGGACCCACGTTCCAGGTCGACGCGCTCAATACCGGCCTCGGCACCCCGCCGGCGCGGCTCGACCGCAGCACCCCTCGCTCGGCGATGGAGGCGTTCGTCAGCGCCGCCCAGCGGACCGACTACAAGAACGCCGCCCACCTCCTCGACCTCGACTTCGTCGCCCCGGACGAGCAGGCGAGCGTCGGCCCCCGCCTCGCCGAGCAGCTCTCCTTCGTGCTCGACCGCAAGCTCCCGGTCGACTTCGAGAACCTGCCCGACCGGCCCGACGGAATGGACACCACCGGCTCGGAGCGCCAGCCGATGGTCGGCGTCGCCCGCAAGAGCCTGCAACTGGGTGTCCTGGATCTGCCGGAGTGGCCGGTCACCATCCGCCTCAACCGCGTCCAGCCGGCCGGCGAAGACCCGGTGTGGGTCATCTCGCGCCAGAGCGTCGAGCATATTCCCGAGCTTTTCGCCCAGTACGGCCCCACCGCCTTCGAGAAGGCGTTGCCGGCCGCGCTGCGCCAAGAGACCGTGTGGGGCATCCTGTGGTGGGAGCTGATCACCCTCCCGCTGATCGCCGCGTTCGCCGGCCTCGCCGCATGGCTCACCTGGCGCATCATGACGCTGGTGGCGCACCGCATCCCCATGGACGGCATGCGCGTCGCAATCTGCCGCGGGCGGCTACCGACCGCGCTCCTGACCATCGGCGTCGTCCTGCAGATCACCGTCTCGACCATCTTCGAGTTCTCGTCGGGCACGGGCACGACGCTGTCGATCGTGTTCTGGATCCTCATCATCGCGGCGATCGTCTACGGCGCGTCTCGCACGCTGGACACGATCATCGACTTCGCCTCCAACCGCTACCTGTCCACCATCGACAACCCGGAGAACACCAGCGCCCGGCGGTGGTACACCAACCTGTCGGCGGCCAAGCGCATCGGCGTGATCTTCGTCGTGGTGGTCGGCCTGGCGGTGGCGTTCTCGTCGCTGCGGGTGTTCTCCTCGTTCGGGCTGTCGCTGCTGGTGTCGGCCGGTGTGGCCACGGCGGTCTTCGGCCTCGCGGCGCAGACGGTGCTGGGCAACATCTTCGCCTCGCTCCAGCTGGCGCTCGCCAAGCCGATCCGCATCGGCGACGCGGTCTACTACGACGGGCGATGGGCCTACGTGGAGCAAATCAACTACACCTACGTGCAGCTGCGGACATGGGACCTGAAGCGGTTCATCGTTCCGGTGAAGCACTTCGTCTCGAACCCGTTCGAGAACTGGACCATGGCCGAGCCGAAGATGATCCAGCCCATCCTCCTCAAGCTCGACCACCGCACCAACGTCGACGAGATCCGCCGGGTGTTCGCGCAGATGGCGGTCGAGGATCCGGAATGGTCCGA
This portion of the Acuticoccus sp. I52.16.1 genome encodes:
- a CDS encoding mechanosensitive ion channel family protein, which produces MSRRIIAAVLLLTLAVAAAPAGPARAQETGDGGPTFQVDALNTGLGTPPARLDRSTPRSAMEAFVSAAQRTDYKNAAHLLDLDFVAPDEQASVGPRLAEQLSFVLDRKLPVDFENLPDRPDGMDTTGSERQPMVGVARKSLQLGVLDLPEWPVTIRLNRVQPAGEDPVWVISRQSVEHIPELFAQYGPTAFEKALPAALRQETVWGILWWELITLPLIAAFAGLAAWLTWRIMTLVAHRIPMDGMRVAICRGRLPTALLTIGVVLQITVSTIFEFSSGTGTTLSIVFWILIIAAIVYGASRTLDTIIDFASNRYLSTIDNPENTSARRWYTNLSAAKRIGVIFVVVVGLAVAFSSLRVFSSFGLSLLVSAGVATAVFGLAAQTVLGNIFASLQLALAKPIRIGDAVYYDGRWAYVEQINYTYVQLRTWDLKRFIVPVKHFVSNPFENWTMAEPKMIQPILLKLDHRTNVDEIRRVFAQMAVEDPEWSEGEDPKVQVIDHDEDAMSVRFYCIADNPTSAWDLHCRMRERLLAHLAEMAGPAPCRAPASPTSPMPEARAGPRTKAPRRPTTAAPPRAASPPPGAAAARRAPMRPRTMRPRAKAAPRRPSSRPRQRRKGAPSWVPWPFKTKRSRSPVRIQTSSSMLEIIWSAEARANERGGEPARSSIIACRQWPRRATTASRSTWGKERRDMTSSKHMFSLCSIPKSAPWLPCGASRRIGDVAVWSRPGLHGS